In Kitasatospora gansuensis, a genomic segment contains:
- a CDS encoding transposase family protein — protein sequence MAVLLVAASAVVAGARSYAAIGQWSANAPQHALARLGARVVGVLGMRVAPSAATIRRIVSLVCPGGLADLTGAHPAGSGSIAVDGKAARGSRHGTCLQVIFWPR from the coding sequence GTGGCGGTGCTGCTAGTTGCCGCCTCGGCTGTGGTGGCCGGCGCGCGCTCGTATGCGGCCATCGGCCAGTGGTCCGCGAACGCTCCGCAGCATGCCCTGGCCCGCCTGGGCGCCCGGGTCGTGGGGGTTTTGGGCATGCGCGTCGCACCGAGCGCCGCCACGATCCGGCGGATCGTCAGCTTGGTCTGCCCCGGTGGCCTGGCCGACCTGACCGGCGCCCATCCAGCGGGATCGGGCTCGATCGCAGTGGACGGCAAGGCTGCCCGCGGCTCCCGGCACGGCACCTGCTTGCAGGTCATCTTTTGGCCGCGATGA
- a CDS encoding ALF repeat-containing protein, producing the protein MNLLPLALFLGLMAAVSPARAEGAAVVSPLAYRALAVEAWKAGGSDLRAAAEVALVGSDDDVKYFVEQIAKNAAFEDNQVAAARIASVGGRGLQEAVRKALAGGPAELETFLTSGWQAPAEEDQQVQIARIISTGGRGVQEAGRAALGGVPNDLRRFLTEGQYIQRNEDEQVQLARILSVGGPAVQKAGRIALNGSADDIREFLKVGQHVARARDQEYETVAQLAAQAREAGRQATAESDAAKDASARAVAAAQMAKAAALKAADEAAAAKNDVQHAASAAKRAAEAASQAATAAQQAIGAARSANNAAGVAASAAAGAASAAAGAANAASRARNAAADAATDAGKAHKAAQAANDADQAADGAETAAKAAGEAGIAAKAAGEAAQAAVDAGVNADAASTAADQAGTYAGQAGVQSTEAADAAATARRHAKEATRAAGAAKKLAEKAAAAAVESRDKATSAAGHARSAAAAAREAAAHAGDAATAAAQATDHANKAKSAADAATAAVAQAKATHELASQVEAEGRLARTNEGIERAKDLQSQQDKGTAAQTRAAQQRKDLEAEAQRLAQEAAQPGADPKDAATKGRKVAVLAMKTRGSWSRTAAEMTLASSDGAVVEYVRTGWARAAKQDERSRVEALAQGAVSSKIRLAALQALRGDAASVTAFLSSGQYEAVADDLAVSIARIISTGGPGVRAAGKAALDSGSVDRYRTFLVTEQFVQRTEDERVLAAKLIDSGGSEVKDAARIAIESPGDLLHAFIQAGQYQAKRKDLLTATHQAQIEQLIAEASGIAATAQREAAEAAVAAATARKAREEADAYALQAQTSAADARRYADDANTYANKAEVSAASAAQSASTARQAQDDAEQALANAISSATQAKNSASTAQTDADEARDVSTKARESAEAAGQDKENANAAALRAYYTAIAKEEEEKQAAREKQEAIEREKVAAEKKKQEEGWVPDWIKESANWLTNTADTAAGIGLAIITSGDVWVSAFETGVGLAFMGIGTMGDVAGGALCISGFGCVVGAPAVAASTALIVSGAYLSVAGANNLGKSLNTALRDASENNGSRFAGDSPRVSSGPPWPVSESVRGTAKGRSLDVPNKRHTVSGARTGRPVEKNTMILKGNEGAVRDDIIDIAEGRAEFLEDQQVYKTPSGRTYGVESTGRTFPVSGPGLVEMDRNEYVALQAIAKVGGDMQKFADAYGRVPRLMENPKAIEKALAVYNGTWR; encoded by the coding sequence TTGAATCTTCTGCCCCTTGCGCTCTTCCTGGGCCTGATGGCGGCTGTGTCGCCCGCGCGAGCCGAGGGTGCCGCAGTTGTAAGCCCGCTGGCTTACCGGGCGCTGGCAGTTGAGGCGTGGAAGGCGGGGGGGTCGGACCTCAGGGCTGCTGCGGAGGTCGCGCTGGTTGGCTCTGACGACGACGTGAAGTATTTCGTCGAACAGATCGCCAAGAATGCGGCATTTGAGGACAATCAGGTCGCCGCTGCCAGGATCGCCAGCGTGGGCGGGCGAGGGCTGCAGGAGGCAGTCCGAAAGGCGCTGGCAGGGGGCCCCGCTGAGCTGGAGACCTTTCTGACGAGCGGCTGGCAGGCCCCAGCGGAGGAAGACCAGCAAGTACAGATCGCCCGGATCATCAGCACCGGAGGCCGGGGAGTCCAGGAAGCGGGACGTGCTGCGCTAGGAGGGGTTCCCAATGATCTCAGACGGTTCCTGACCGAAGGCCAGTACATTCAGCGAAACGAGGACGAGCAGGTACAGCTCGCCAGGATTCTCAGCGTCGGCGGACCTGCGGTTCAGAAGGCTGGCCGGATCGCCCTGAACGGTTCAGCAGACGACATCCGAGAATTCCTGAAGGTCGGCCAGCACGTGGCACGCGCTCGCGACCAGGAATACGAGACGGTCGCCCAACTCGCCGCGCAAGCTCGCGAGGCAGGTCGTCAGGCTACTGCAGAGTCGGACGCCGCCAAGGATGCTTCCGCCCGGGCGGTCGCAGCAGCCCAGATGGCGAAAGCTGCTGCACTGAAGGCCGCTGACGAAGCAGCAGCAGCAAAGAACGATGTGCAGCATGCTGCCTCTGCAGCCAAGCGGGCAGCGGAAGCAGCGAGCCAGGCTGCTACGGCCGCCCAACAGGCCATCGGAGCAGCCAGGAGCGCCAACAACGCGGCCGGAGTGGCCGCCAGCGCCGCTGCCGGGGCCGCCTCCGCTGCGGCTGGAGCAGCCAATGCTGCTTCCCGAGCCCGGAACGCGGCAGCTGACGCTGCCACCGATGCGGGCAAGGCCCACAAAGCAGCGCAGGCAGCGAACGACGCGGACCAGGCAGCAGATGGGGCTGAGACAGCTGCGAAGGCCGCAGGCGAGGCAGGCATCGCCGCAAAGGCCGCAGGCGAGGCAGCGCAGGCCGCTGTCGACGCTGGGGTGAACGCTGACGCAGCTAGCACTGCAGCCGATCAGGCTGGCACCTACGCGGGACAGGCTGGTGTGCAGTCCACCGAGGCCGCCGATGCGGCTGCTACCGCCCGCCGCCACGCTAAGGAAGCCACCCGCGCTGCAGGCGCCGCCAAGAAGCTCGCGGAGAAAGCCGCAGCCGCTGCGGTCGAATCCCGGGACAAGGCCACCTCGGCCGCCGGCCACGCACGTTCGGCGGCAGCGGCGGCAAGAGAAGCCGCCGCACACGCCGGTGACGCCGCAACTGCTGCCGCTCAGGCCACCGACCACGCCAACAAGGCCAAGAGCGCTGCCGACGCGGCGACTGCCGCAGTCGCACAGGCGAAGGCGACACACGAACTGGCCAGCCAAGTAGAGGCAGAAGGGCGTCTCGCCCGGACCAATGAGGGGATCGAGCGGGCCAAGGACCTCCAATCTCAGCAGGACAAGGGTACAGCCGCTCAGACCCGAGCAGCCCAGCAGAGAAAGGACCTCGAAGCCGAGGCCCAGCGCCTTGCCCAAGAGGCTGCTCAGCCCGGCGCGGACCCGAAGGATGCGGCCACGAAGGGACGCAAGGTCGCCGTGCTGGCGATGAAAACCCGCGGTTCGTGGAGCCGCACCGCCGCTGAGATGACTCTCGCCAGCTCTGATGGCGCGGTAGTCGAGTACGTGCGCACGGGCTGGGCTCGCGCTGCCAAGCAAGATGAGCGCAGCCGCGTCGAGGCGCTAGCCCAGGGAGCAGTGTCGAGCAAGATCCGCCTCGCGGCCTTGCAGGCTCTCCGCGGTGATGCCGCAAGTGTCACTGCATTCCTGAGCAGCGGCCAGTACGAGGCCGTTGCGGATGATCTCGCCGTCAGCATCGCGCGGATCATTTCCACTGGAGGCCCCGGTGTCCGGGCGGCCGGCAAGGCTGCGCTGGACTCGGGTTCGGTCGACAGGTACCGGACATTCCTTGTCACCGAACAGTTCGTCCAGCGTACCGAGGACGAGCGAGTTCTCGCAGCCAAGCTGATCGACAGTGGTGGATCCGAGGTCAAGGACGCGGCCCGAATTGCCATCGAAAGCCCAGGCGATCTGCTGCACGCCTTCATCCAGGCAGGCCAGTACCAGGCCAAGCGGAAAGATCTGCTGACGGCGACTCACCAGGCACAGATCGAGCAGCTGATCGCCGAGGCATCAGGCATCGCCGCCACCGCCCAGCGCGAGGCTGCAGAGGCCGCAGTGGCCGCCGCGACTGCCCGCAAGGCCAGGGAAGAAGCCGACGCCTACGCCCTGCAAGCCCAGACCTCGGCAGCTGATGCTCGGCGCTATGCAGACGATGCCAACACATACGCGAACAAGGCCGAAGTCTCCGCCGCCAGCGCGGCACAATCTGCCAGCACCGCACGCCAGGCTCAGGATGATGCCGAACAGGCCCTAGCCAATGCCATCAGCTCGGCAACCCAGGCCAAGAACTCAGCATCCACAGCCCAGACCGATGCCGACGAAGCCCGCGATGTCAGCACCAAGGCCCGTGAATCCGCTGAAGCCGCAGGGCAGGACAAGGAGAACGCCAATGCTGCGGCCCTTCGCGCCTACTACACCGCGATAGCCAAGGAGGAGGAAGAGAAGCAGGCAGCGCGGGAGAAGCAGGAAGCTATCGAGCGGGAGAAAGTCGCCGCCGAGAAGAAGAAGCAGGAAGAAGGCTGGGTCCCCGACTGGATCAAGGAATCCGCCAACTGGCTGACGAACACTGCCGACACTGCTGCAGGCATCGGACTCGCCATCATCACCAGTGGCGACGTCTGGGTAAGCGCTTTCGAGACCGGTGTCGGCCTCGCGTTCATGGGCATAGGAACGATGGGCGACGTAGCCGGAGGCGCCCTGTGCATCTCCGGATTCGGATGCGTGGTCGGAGCCCCGGCCGTTGCCGCGAGCACCGCCCTGATCGTCAGCGGAGCATATCTTAGCGTCGCTGGCGCCAATAATCTGGGCAAGAGCCTCAACACAGCACTTCGAGACGCAAGCGAGAACAACGGCTCTAGGTTTGCGGGCGACAGTCCTAGGGTGTCGTCCGGGCCGCCGTGGCCGGTCAGTGAATCCGTTCGAGGAACCGCCAAGGGGCGATCACTGGACGTTCCGAATAAGCGACACACGGTATCCGGAGCAAGGACTGGTAGGCCTGTGGAGAAGAATACAATGATCCTAAAGGGCAATGAGGGGGCTGTTCGAGACGATATTATTGATATAGCAGAAGGGCGTGCGGAATTTCTTGAAGATCAGCAAGTGTACAAGACTCCTAGTGGGCGTACCTACGGAGTTGAGTCCACGGGGAGAACTTTCCCGGTATCTGGTCCGGGGCTTGTTGAAATGGATCGAAATGAATACGTGGCACTGCAGGCGATAGCAAAGGTTGGTGGGGATATGCAAAAATTTGCTGATGCCTACGGAAGGGTGCCCCGCCTCATGGAAAATCCGAAGGCGATAGAGAAGGCCCTGGCTGTCTATAATGGGACATGGCGATGA
- a CDS encoding TetR/AcrR family transcriptional regulator: protein MTSAEQPATPAPRKRTGRRPGSADTRRTVLEAARAEFAARGYEKASMRAIARAAGVDAALLHHYFGSKDQLFLAALELPVDPRAVVEHALAGDRATVGERVAGFVLTLWEQPGVLDRMLALIRAAATTEQVAQLMRGFVTAELITRIAAELDVEQPELRAELMFSQVVGLAMARYVVKVEPLASATREELLPLLAPTFQNYLTAGA, encoded by the coding sequence GTGACTTCAGCAGAGCAGCCAGCAACCCCCGCCCCCCGCAAGCGGACCGGCCGTCGCCCCGGCTCGGCCGACACCCGCCGTACCGTGCTGGAGGCGGCCCGCGCCGAGTTCGCCGCGCGCGGGTACGAGAAGGCGAGCATGCGGGCGATCGCCCGGGCGGCCGGGGTGGATGCGGCGCTGCTGCACCACTACTTCGGCAGCAAGGACCAGCTCTTCCTGGCCGCGCTGGAGTTGCCGGTCGATCCGCGGGCCGTGGTGGAGCACGCCCTGGCCGGCGACCGGGCCACCGTCGGCGAGCGGGTGGCGGGCTTCGTGCTCACGCTTTGGGAGCAGCCCGGGGTGCTGGACCGGATGCTCGCGCTGATCCGGGCGGCGGCCACCACCGAGCAGGTGGCGCAGCTGATGCGCGGCTTCGTGACGGCCGAGCTGATCACCCGGATCGCCGCCGAACTGGACGTGGAGCAGCCCGAACTCCGGGCCGAGCTGATGTTCTCCCAGGTCGTCGGCCTGGCGATGGCCCGGTACGTGGTGAAGGTCGAGCCGCTCGCCTCCGCCACCCGGGAGGAACTGCTGCCCCTGCTCGCCCCCACCTTCCAGAACTACCTGACGGCAGGCGCCTGA
- a CDS encoding IS3 family transposase: MSGYYRGIAAAAARAARRAADQALAERSEEIHEESNGPTGVPGAARELRERHGVVNHKRVARLIRERGLAGICGARCGPQSRTGACCWRGIG; the protein is encoded by the coding sequence GTGTCCGGGTACTACCGGGGGATCGCCGCGGCGGCCGCACGGGCTGCACGGAGGGCGGCTGACCAGGCTCTGGCCGAGCGGAGCGAGGAGATTCACGAGGAGTCGAACGGCCCTACGGGTGTTCCCGGGGCCGCGCGGGAGTTGCGGGAGCGGCACGGTGTGGTGAACCACAAGCGGGTGGCACGGCTGATTCGCGAGCGCGGGCTGGCTGGCATTTGCGGCGCAAGGTGCGGACCGCAGTCGCGGACAGGAGCGTGCTGCTGGCGCGGGATCGGGTAG
- a CDS encoding S1 family peptidase, whose product MFNKKSRPAWKAALLASAVATGALTAGSGSPASAVSGETPANFSFTAKLDIDTGGTNNDADKRACTGALVDPSWIITAASCFVTDPSKGVTVPAGAPKGAVTVTVGRADLTSAAGHITTVTELVPRTDRDLVLAKLARPATGIAPITLSTTAPTLGETLKVTGYGRTKDQWVPNQLHADDFTVGASTATTLDLSPMAGTTSAICQGDAGGPAFRTKNGRVELAALNSRSWQGGCYTSTETRTGAVETRTDDLGPWLHQLGVQYATSKFTPLSSTRVLDTRTLSPRTWEANQGGGVKELKLGPNSTSPVKVPAGTTAVVLNVTAINPNNNGFLSVQADKNSRPTSSVINFNAGQVVPNLVTVPVNPDGTVYLWSTTQEIDAIVDIFGYYSPQSANKFTPRTPTRLLDTRSPVKTLAPMGSIDVQVAGVNGVPADAKAAVLNLTVTGATSGGVFIVYPTGGTRPSTSNVNFSAGQTISNQVIVPIGANGKVTIFNNTGGNADAILDIFGDYSPTGESVYQPLNPLRLLDTRENPGTAMTLGQVVGITGVPAGANAAIFTVATVQAETAGYFTLYPHGTTRPATSNLNFSAGATLSIHAAVPTGQDNQVDLYNGSGYTHAIADMYGYFTKA is encoded by the coding sequence ATGTTCAACAAGAAGTCACGTCCCGCGTGGAAAGCCGCTCTCCTCGCATCCGCAGTCGCCACAGGCGCACTGACCGCCGGCTCCGGCAGCCCAGCGAGCGCCGTCAGTGGTGAAACTCCAGCTAATTTCTCGTTTACTGCCAAGCTCGACATAGACACCGGCGGCACCAACAACGACGCCGACAAGCGCGCCTGCACCGGCGCCCTCGTCGACCCCAGCTGGATCATCACCGCAGCCAGTTGCTTCGTCACCGACCCCTCCAAGGGCGTCACGGTCCCTGCCGGCGCGCCCAAGGGAGCGGTCACTGTCACTGTAGGCCGCGCTGATCTCACCTCCGCGGCCGGGCACATCACGACTGTGACTGAACTGGTCCCTCGCACTGACCGCGACCTTGTGCTGGCCAAGCTCGCCAGGCCCGCCACCGGCATCGCGCCCATCACACTCTCCACCACCGCGCCCACTCTCGGCGAGACCCTGAAGGTCACCGGTTACGGCCGCACCAAGGACCAGTGGGTGCCCAACCAGCTGCACGCCGACGACTTCACCGTCGGCGCGTCAACCGCCACTACCCTCGACCTCAGCCCGATGGCCGGCACTACCTCCGCGATCTGCCAGGGTGACGCCGGCGGCCCGGCGTTCCGGACGAAGAACGGCCGGGTCGAACTGGCTGCACTCAACAGCCGTTCCTGGCAGGGAGGTTGCTACACCAGCACGGAGACTCGCACCGGCGCGGTCGAGACCCGTACGGATGACCTTGGTCCGTGGCTGCACCAGCTCGGCGTCCAGTACGCGACTTCCAAGTTCACGCCGCTCTCCTCCACCCGTGTGCTGGACACCCGGACCCTCAGCCCGCGGACCTGGGAGGCCAATCAGGGCGGCGGTGTGAAGGAACTCAAGCTCGGCCCGAACAGCACCAGTCCCGTCAAGGTGCCCGCGGGCACCACCGCGGTCGTCCTCAACGTCACCGCGATCAACCCCAACAACAACGGGTTCCTGTCGGTCCAGGCCGACAAGAACAGCCGCCCCACCAGCTCGGTGATCAACTTCAACGCCGGGCAGGTAGTCCCCAACCTCGTGACCGTCCCGGTCAACCCGGACGGCACCGTCTACCTGTGGTCCACCACCCAGGAAATCGACGCCATCGTCGACATCTTCGGCTACTACAGCCCCCAGTCCGCCAACAAGTTCACTCCCCGCACGCCGACCCGGCTGCTCGACACCCGCAGCCCCGTCAAGACCCTGGCACCGATGGGCTCCATCGACGTGCAGGTCGCCGGCGTCAACGGCGTTCCCGCCGACGCCAAGGCCGCGGTCCTCAACCTGACTGTGACCGGCGCCACCAGCGGTGGTGTCTTCATCGTTTACCCCACCGGCGGTACCCGTCCCTCGACGTCGAACGTCAACTTCAGTGCTGGGCAGACCATCTCCAACCAGGTCATCGTGCCGATCGGCGCGAACGGCAAGGTCACCATCTTCAACAACACCGGTGGCAACGCCGACGCCATCCTCGACATCTTCGGCGACTACAGCCCCACCGGCGAGAGCGTCTACCAGCCTCTGAACCCCCTGCGCCTGCTCGACACCCGTGAGAACCCGGGCACCGCCATGACCCTCGGGCAGGTTGTCGGTATCACTGGTGTCCCGGCCGGAGCCAACGCCGCGATCTTCACCGTCGCCACCGTCCAGGCCGAAACCGCCGGCTACTTCACCCTCTACCCGCACGGCACCACGCGCCCTGCTACCAGCAACCTCAACTTCTCCGCAGGCGCGACCCTGTCCATCCACGCCGCCGTACCCACCGGCCAGGACAACCAGGTCGACCTCTACAACGGCAGCGGATACACCCACGCCATCGCCGACATGTACGGCTACTTCACCAAGGCCTAA
- a CDS encoding ISAs1 family transposase: MTGDGRTVTQLRVPSKTNEITCFTAMLAPYDLAGVTVTADGLHTQRAHVRLLVEEKKAHYLLVVKANQPELHRTLRSLPWKDVTARRYDREASYGRRETRVTRAVTGLGLDFPHAVQAARILRYRTDLKAGTVSRQILYAISDLTSQQASPQRLGTLARSQWTIENRLHFVPDTAFAEDASKIRTGHGPENMATIRNLAINTLRQQGHCNIAAGPRQASHKPFTRPRDLLGIA; this comes from the coding sequence ATGACCGGCGACGGCCGAACCGTCACCCAACTGCGTGTCCCCAGCAAGACCAATGAGATCACCTGTTTCACCGCGATGCTGGCGCCCTACGATCTGGCCGGGGTCACGGTCACGGCCGACGGCCTGCACACCCAGCGCGCCCACGTGCGCCTCCTCGTCGAGGAGAAGAAGGCCCACTACCTGCTGGTCGTCAAGGCCAACCAGCCGGAACTGCACCGCACGCTAAGGTCGTTGCCGTGGAAGGACGTCACCGCACGTCGTTACGACCGCGAGGCCAGCTACGGCCGCCGCGAGACCCGCGTGACCAGGGCCGTCACCGGCCTCGGTCTGGACTTTCCCCACGCCGTCCAGGCAGCACGCATCCTGCGCTATCGCACCGACCTCAAGGCCGGCACCGTCAGCCGCCAGATCCTCTACGCGATTTCGGACCTGACCTCGCAGCAGGCCTCGCCCCAGCGACTCGGCACGCTCGCCAGGTCGCAGTGGACCATCGAGAACAGGCTGCACTTCGTCCCCGACACCGCCTTCGCCGAGGACGCCTCGAAGATCCGCACCGGCCACGGCCCCGAGAACATGGCAACCATCCGCAACTTGGCGATCAACACGCTTCGGCAGCAAGGGCACTGCAACATCGCCGCCGGCCCCCGGCAAGCCTCCCATAAGCCGTTCACACGCCCGCGCGACCTCCTGGGCATCGCTTGA